In Streptomyces qaidamensis, one DNA window encodes the following:
- a CDS encoding pyridoxal-phosphate dependent enzyme codes for MSLMTRAVKSADPVCSPVGNTPMVDVSLDVNGKTRRLRLKLESKNPFGSLKDRIAVSLIEHVADRIDKDIGVIESTSGNLGVAMSAECAARGVPFTAVVDPRTSVFFIDRMRGLGARVQVIEEPDAAGGFLLNRIRYVKEQLNIRPGLVWTNQYRSEANPNAHFESTAPELMRQVPGPATVLVPVSTGGTLAGLTRFVDATGADWRLVGVDVHGSAALGRTSGRRLLSGIGASCPSSFLDPATATVQYVDAAEAVSACLWLSEEAGIGVGGSSGATVAAALRMFRQDPEIDELVCLCPDGADRYRTTIYHADWRTAQGITTAGMGGAVVYRALGESGE; via the coding sequence ATGTCGCTGATGACAAGGGCTGTGAAATCTGCGGACCCTGTGTGCTCACCGGTCGGGAACACCCCGATGGTGGATGTTTCCCTGGACGTGAACGGGAAGACGCGGCGGCTGCGACTCAAGCTCGAATCGAAGAATCCTTTTGGTTCGCTGAAGGACCGCATCGCCGTCTCTTTGATCGAGCATGTGGCCGACCGCATCGACAAAGACATCGGCGTCATCGAGTCGACATCGGGAAATCTTGGCGTCGCCATGTCGGCCGAATGCGCCGCTCGTGGTGTCCCGTTCACCGCTGTCGTCGACCCGCGCACCAGCGTATTCTTCATCGATCGGATGCGCGGGCTCGGAGCCAGGGTGCAGGTGATCGAGGAGCCGGATGCCGCCGGCGGATTTCTGCTCAACCGTATTCGATACGTCAAGGAACAGCTGAATATCCGTCCCGGCCTTGTCTGGACGAATCAGTACCGGAGCGAGGCGAACCCGAACGCCCACTTCGAGAGCACGGCACCCGAACTCATGCGACAGGTGCCGGGTCCGGCGACGGTCCTGGTCCCCGTCTCCACGGGCGGCACGCTCGCCGGCCTGACCCGGTTCGTCGACGCGACCGGCGCGGACTGGCGCCTCGTCGGTGTCGACGTGCACGGATCCGCGGCGCTCGGCCGCACATCCGGGCGGCGGCTGCTGTCCGGGATCGGGGCGAGCTGTCCGTCGAGCTTCCTGGACCCCGCGACGGCGACCGTGCAGTACGTCGATGCCGCCGAGGCGGTGTCGGCCTGCCTGTGGCTGTCCGAAGAGGCCGGCATCGGCGTCGGGGGCAGTTCCGGGGCGACCGTGGCTGCCGCACTGCGAATGTTCCGACAGGACCCGGAGATCGACGAGCTCGTGTGCCTCTGCCCCGACGGAGCGGACCGCTACCGGACGACCATCTACCACGCCGACTGGCGGACCGCCCAGGGGATTACCACAGCCGGGATGGGCGGCGCCGTCGTCTACCGCGCCCTGGGCGAGAGCGGAGAATGA
- a CDS encoding ornithine carbamoyltransferase — protein MMSTEARGLLTLSELTREELQGLVARSRELFLDRTAHDRPLRDKLVGVLFAKTSTRTRTAFTSGVVRLGGFPITYGPNDLQTATGESVRDTGRILGSMLDALVARTSGPLEDLREMADAGRLPVINAMAAEEHPTQGVCDLATMLLQFGSLEGISVLYLGEGNNTASALAHGISHIPRCHITFATPAGYGLDPQVLDAAAKRAAEAGSGVREVHDTDDLPSDVDVVYTTRWQTTGTVKADPDWRERFRPFHIDERLLARWPEATFMHDLPAHRGEEVSGAVLDGPRSIAWQQAEMKLTSAMAVLEWVVGGKAPQAKRS, from the coding sequence ATGATGTCCACCGAGGCACGCGGGCTGCTGACGCTGTCCGAACTGACCCGGGAGGAACTGCAGGGCCTGGTCGCCAGGTCCCGCGAGCTCTTCCTCGACCGCACGGCGCACGACAGGCCCCTGCGCGACAAACTGGTCGGCGTCCTCTTCGCCAAGACGTCGACGCGGACCAGGACCGCCTTCACGAGCGGCGTCGTGCGGCTCGGCGGGTTTCCCATCACGTACGGGCCCAACGATCTCCAGACGGCGACCGGAGAATCGGTCAGGGACACCGGACGCATCCTCGGATCCATGCTGGACGCGCTCGTCGCGAGGACGTCCGGACCGCTGGAGGACCTGCGGGAGATGGCCGACGCCGGACGGCTGCCCGTGATCAACGCCATGGCGGCCGAGGAGCACCCGACCCAGGGTGTGTGCGACCTGGCCACGATGCTCCTGCAGTTCGGTTCACTCGAAGGCATCTCCGTGCTCTACCTTGGCGAGGGCAACAACACGGCGTCCGCCCTCGCCCACGGCATCTCCCACATCCCGCGCTGCCACATCACCTTCGCCACCCCGGCCGGCTACGGACTGGACCCGCAGGTGCTGGACGCGGCCGCGAAGCGGGCGGCCGAGGCGGGCAGCGGCGTCCGCGAGGTCCACGACACGGACGACCTGCCGAGCGACGTGGACGTCGTCTACACGACGCGCTGGCAGACGACCGGCACGGTCAAGGCGGACCCCGACTGGCGGGAGCGGTTCCGCCCGTTCCACATCGACGAGCGGCTCCTCGCGCGCTGGCCGGAAGCGACGTTCATGCACGACCTGCCCGCGCACCGCGGGGAGGAGGTCTCCGGCGCGGTCCTGGACGGCCCGCGCTCGATCGCCTGGCAGCAGGCCGAGATGAAGCTGACCAGCGCCATGGCCGTACTGGAATGGGTCGTGGGCGGCAAAGCGCCCCAGGCCAAGCGCAGTTGA
- a CDS encoding ATP-binding cassette domain-containing protein produces MDKTIDGLQAVIEVRDVYKRFGSTQALDGMSFSVRPGQITGFVGPNGAGKSTTMRVILGLDRPDKGSALVGGRPYHTLRTPLKHVGALLDAAAVQPSRTARHHLLWLAHSQGLGTAAVDEVIRRVGLQDVAGRKAGGFSLGMRQRLGIAAALLGDPPMLMLDEPFNGLDPEGFRWMRGFLASLAEQGRAVLVSSHLMSELQDSADHVVVVGRGKVVADMSVQDLLASVSEGRVTLRTSARQQAMDVLARAGATVSSTGSDTISVTDLSAEHVVSVLGSHAVPFSEVSSHRASLEEAYMELTRDSVQYRGVVTGEAGR; encoded by the coding sequence ATGGACAAGACGATCGATGGGTTACAGGCCGTGATCGAGGTCAGGGACGTCTACAAGCGTTTCGGCAGCACTCAGGCACTGGACGGCATGTCGTTCTCCGTCAGGCCGGGGCAGATCACCGGCTTCGTCGGTCCGAACGGCGCCGGTAAGTCGACGACGATGCGTGTCATCCTCGGGCTGGACAGGCCGGACAAGGGGAGCGCGCTGGTCGGCGGGCGCCCGTACCACACGCTGCGTACTCCGCTGAAGCACGTCGGCGCGCTGCTCGACGCGGCCGCCGTGCAGCCGAGCCGGACGGCCCGCCACCACCTGCTGTGGCTGGCGCACTCGCAGGGGCTCGGCACCGCCGCGGTGGACGAGGTGATCCGCAGGGTCGGCCTCCAGGACGTGGCAGGGCGCAAGGCCGGTGGCTTCTCCCTGGGCATGCGGCAGCGGCTGGGTATCGCGGCCGCGCTGCTCGGCGACCCACCGATGCTCATGCTGGACGAGCCGTTCAACGGCCTGGACCCCGAGGGCTTCAGGTGGATGCGGGGCTTCCTGGCGTCGCTCGCCGAACAGGGCCGTGCCGTGCTGGTGTCCAGCCACCTGATGAGTGAGCTCCAGGACTCGGCCGATCACGTGGTCGTCGTCGGGCGCGGCAAGGTCGTCGCCGACATGAGCGTGCAGGACCTGCTTGCGTCGGTGTCCGAGGGGCGCGTCACCCTGCGCACGTCCGCCCGTCAGCAGGCGATGGACGTGCTCGCGCGGGCCGGCGCGACGGTGAGCTCGACCGGGAGCGACACGATCAGCGTCACCGACCTGTCGGCCGAGCACGTCGTGTCCGTGCTCGGCTCGCACGCGGTGCCGTTCTCCGAGGTGTCCTCGCACCGTGCGTCCCTGGAGGAGGCCTACATGGAGCTCACCCGGGACTCCGTGCAGTACCGCGGGGTCGTCACCGGGGAGGCCGGACGATGA
- a CDS encoding MBL fold metallo-hydrolase, which translates to MSDELYLRSKAIVEPLVDRFYVWPHTLAPVQAAMNLAFLQVPLLESYLQSPKVHVAASVNPELRGGYFVNIAEERADEVRDLLATIKRERAAMIRFAEAIAEGQELLRANATGFDLTPLYPKLPEELAGLVELAYDTDNQAQMRFMEPLAYHSDVYQEDRQSVQLSFETGIERPFILSTPRLPSPDVLELDIPFRHAGLEALFKARVQPTTLAKLREALELDDAQTKQLSGMLSDRPSLAEDRHIDAGGRIRYFGHACLVLQSPEAAVVTDPFISADNTAGDRYTLDDLPDYIDLVLITHGHQDHIVLETLLQLRGRVGQIVVPRSSRGNLADPSMALMLKHQGFPVVEVDDFDEVEFPGGKITATPFLGEHCDLDIRGKSTYWAEFAGKKVYIGADSSGIDPMLYRYVQRHLGTADIAFLGMECDGAPLTWLYQALLTKPVTKKMSNSRKLSGSNAAQAADIMVELGAKEAYVYAMGEEPWLGHVMATTYTEDTYQIKQIDEFMAWCKGRGIQAGHLYGQQEWRW; encoded by the coding sequence ATGTCTGACGAGCTGTACTTGCGATCCAAGGCCATCGTGGAACCACTGGTGGACCGGTTCTACGTCTGGCCGCACACCCTGGCGCCCGTCCAGGCCGCGATGAACCTGGCCTTCCTGCAGGTACCGCTCCTCGAGTCGTACCTCCAGTCCCCGAAGGTCCACGTGGCGGCCAGCGTCAACCCCGAGCTGCGCGGCGGCTACTTCGTCAACATCGCCGAGGAGCGCGCCGACGAGGTGCGCGACCTGCTGGCCACCATCAAGCGCGAGCGGGCCGCCATGATCCGCTTCGCCGAGGCGATCGCCGAGGGGCAGGAACTGCTCCGTGCGAACGCCACCGGGTTCGACCTGACCCCGCTGTACCCGAAGCTGCCCGAGGAGCTCGCCGGCCTCGTCGAGCTGGCGTACGACACCGACAACCAGGCCCAGATGCGCTTCATGGAGCCGCTGGCCTACCACAGCGACGTCTACCAGGAGGACCGCCAGTCGGTGCAGCTGTCCTTCGAGACCGGCATCGAGCGGCCGTTCATCCTCAGTACGCCGCGACTGCCCTCGCCCGATGTGCTGGAGCTGGACATCCCGTTCCGCCACGCCGGGCTCGAGGCGCTCTTCAAGGCCCGGGTGCAGCCCACGACGCTCGCGAAGCTCCGCGAGGCCCTCGAACTCGACGACGCCCAGACCAAGCAGCTGTCCGGCATGCTGAGCGACCGGCCGAGCCTGGCGGAGGACCGGCACATCGACGCGGGCGGCCGTATCCGCTACTTCGGCCACGCCTGCCTGGTCCTCCAGTCGCCCGAGGCCGCCGTCGTCACCGACCCGTTCATCAGCGCCGACAACACCGCCGGCGACCGGTACACCCTCGACGACCTGCCCGACTACATCGACCTCGTGCTGATCACGCACGGCCACCAGGACCACATCGTCCTGGAGACCCTGCTCCAGCTGCGCGGCCGGGTCGGCCAGATCGTCGTCCCCCGCTCCTCGCGCGGCAACCTCGCCGACCCGTCCATGGCGCTCATGCTCAAGCACCAGGGCTTCCCGGTCGTCGAGGTCGACGACTTCGACGAGGTGGAGTTCCCCGGCGGCAAGATCACCGCGACGCCGTTCCTCGGCGAGCACTGCGACCTCGACATCCGCGGAAAGTCCACGTACTGGGCGGAGTTCGCCGGCAAGAAGGTCTACATCGGCGCGGACTCCTCGGGCATCGACCCGATGCTGTACCGCTACGTCCAGCGCCACCTGGGCACCGCGGACATCGCCTTCCTCGGCATGGAGTGCGACGGCGCCCCGCTCACCTGGCTCTACCAGGCGCTGCTCACCAAGCCGGTCACGAAGAAGATGAGCAACTCCCGCAAGCTGTCCGGCTCCAACGCCGCTCAGGCCGCCGACATCATGGTCGAGCTCGGAGCCAAGGAGGCGTACGTCTACGCGATGGGCGAGGAGCCCTGGCTCGGCCACGTCATGGCGACGACGTACACCGAGGACACGTACCAGATCAAGCAGATCGACGAGTTCATGGCCTGGTGCAAGGGCCGCGGCATCCAGGCGGGCCACCTGTACGGCCAGCAGGAATGGCGCTGGTAG
- a CDS encoding ABC transporter permease subunit gives MTTTLSPPPATSRPARGGFGRVLRAEWTKFRTVRGWVLSTVGALVVTCLVGLLATAQSNGGGASELPVGPSGHAVNDAFYFVHQPLKGDGSITVSVSSLTGQVAASPTENKPGLAPWAKAGIIVKDSLEPGSSYAAMMVTGAHGVRMQYDYTHDKAGLPGAVSAEAPRWLRLERSGETLTGYQSTDGNAWTEVGSARLSGLSESPQVGLFVASPSATEDTGTGTGFNPAVATGTFGAPTLSGGWSGDAWQNRQVSDGAGTSGSYSQTTKGEAVRSDGGYRITGAGDIAPVVGGPAASGVRILSNFLVGAFAGLIMMVVVAAGYMTVEYRRGLIGVTFAASPSRGSVLVSKALVVGCAAFLAGTIAAAFMVPFGASRSLANGFPVLTVPSSTELRVIVGTGLLLAAASVFALAVGVILRRSAVTITVVVVSMVLPYLLATASVLPPSASDWLLKVTPAAGFGIQQTVTHYDQVVTVYSPMHGYFPLAPWAGFAVLCAYAAAAFVGALVLIRRRDA, from the coding sequence ATGACCACCACCCTCTCGCCGCCGCCCGCCACCAGCCGGCCGGCACGCGGCGGCTTCGGGCGCGTGCTGCGCGCGGAATGGACCAAGTTCCGGACCGTGCGTGGCTGGGTGCTCAGCACGGTCGGTGCGCTGGTCGTCACCTGCCTGGTCGGTCTGCTCGCGACGGCCCAGAGCAACGGCGGCGGCGCGTCGGAGCTGCCGGTCGGCCCCTCGGGCCATGCGGTCAACGACGCCTTCTACTTCGTGCACCAGCCGCTGAAGGGCGACGGCAGCATTACGGTGTCGGTTTCCTCGCTGACCGGTCAGGTCGCGGCGTCTCCCACGGAGAACAAGCCCGGTCTCGCGCCCTGGGCCAAGGCCGGCATCATCGTGAAGGACTCCCTCGAGCCGGGGTCGTCGTACGCGGCCATGATGGTCACCGGGGCCCACGGAGTGCGGATGCAGTACGACTACACGCACGACAAGGCGGGACTTCCCGGTGCGGTGTCGGCCGAGGCACCGCGGTGGCTCCGACTGGAGCGCTCCGGCGAGACCCTGACGGGCTATCAGTCGACGGACGGCAACGCGTGGACCGAGGTGGGCTCGGCCCGCCTCTCCGGACTCTCCGAGTCGCCGCAGGTCGGCCTGTTCGTGGCCTCACCGTCCGCCACGGAGGACACCGGTACGGGAACGGGGTTCAACCCCGCTGTCGCGACCGGCACGTTCGGCGCGCCCACCCTGAGCGGCGGGTGGAGCGGTGACGCCTGGCAGAACCGGCAGGTCAGCGACGGTGCGGGTACGAGCGGCAGCTACAGCCAGACGACGAAGGGCGAAGCGGTCCGGTCCGACGGGGGTTACCGCATCACCGGGGCCGGCGACATCGCGCCGGTGGTCGGCGGGCCGGCGGCGAGCGGCGTGCGCATTCTCTCCAACTTCCTCGTCGGCGCATTCGCAGGACTGATCATGATGGTCGTCGTGGCCGCGGGCTACATGACCGTCGAGTACCGCCGGGGGCTGATCGGCGTCACGTTCGCGGCCAGCCCGAGCCGAGGAAGCGTGCTGGTGTCGAAGGCACTCGTGGTGGGCTGCGCCGCCTTCCTCGCCGGTACGATCGCCGCCGCGTTCATGGTGCCGTTCGGTGCGTCACGGTCTCTGGCGAACGGCTTTCCCGTGCTGACGGTGCCGTCCTCGACCGAGCTGAGGGTCATCGTGGGCACGGGCCTGCTGCTGGCTGCGGCCAGTGTCTTCGCCCTGGCGGTCGGAGTGATCCTGCGGCGCAGCGCCGTGACCATCACGGTGGTGGTCGTCAGCATGGTGCTGCCCTATCTGCTCGCCACCGCGTCCGTCCTGCCGCCCTCGGCCTCGGATTGGCTCCTGAAGGTCACACCGGCCGCCGGGTTCGGCATCCAGCAGACCGTCACCCACTACGACCAGGTCGTCACGGTCTACTCGCCGATGCACGGCTACTTCCCGCTGGCGCCGTGGGCGGGCTTCGCCGTCCTGTGCGCCTACGCCGCGGCCGCCTTCGTCGGCGCCCTGGTCCTGATCCGACGGAGGGACGCATGA
- a CDS encoding ABC transporter permease gives MRYAGRAEWTKLRTDTSNAWLLFGAVALTLAVGAAVAMTSRCDALGCGEDATKLSLTGVMVGQVVVAIVAVLMVGNEYSTGMMQSTVAAVPRRLTVLFSKAVVLSGVIVAAGAVAVVGSLLIGGMVQPGRGFTEAHGYEAMSLADSVTLRAAAGSVLYLALIGLLSLGIALIVRSSATAIGIVLGLLFFFPILTQVITDPDWQRLLQQIAPMTAGLSVQTTIGIDRLPIGPWEGLGVVALWATGALAVGGAMLRLRDV, from the coding sequence ATGAGGTACGCAGGGCGCGCGGAGTGGACGAAGCTGCGGACGGACACCAGCAACGCGTGGCTGCTGTTCGGTGCCGTGGCGCTGACCCTGGCGGTCGGCGCGGCGGTGGCCATGACCTCCCGGTGTGACGCCCTGGGTTGCGGAGAGGACGCCACGAAGCTCAGCCTCACCGGTGTCATGGTCGGTCAGGTCGTCGTCGCGATCGTCGCGGTGCTGATGGTCGGCAACGAGTACAGCACGGGCATGATGCAGAGCACGGTCGCCGCGGTACCGCGCCGGCTGACCGTCCTGTTCTCGAAGGCGGTCGTGCTCAGTGGGGTGATCGTGGCGGCGGGTGCCGTCGCCGTCGTCGGGTCCCTGCTGATCGGCGGGATGGTGCAGCCGGGGCGTGGCTTCACCGAGGCGCACGGCTACGAGGCGATGTCACTGGCCGACTCGGTGACGCTGCGCGCCGCCGCGGGATCCGTCCTGTACCTCGCCCTGATCGGGCTGCTCAGTCTCGGTATCGCGCTGATCGTGCGGAGTTCGGCGACGGCGATCGGGATCGTGCTGGGGCTGCTGTTCTTCTTCCCGATCCTTACCCAGGTGATCACGGACCCGGACTGGCAGCGGCTGCTCCAGCAGATCGCCCCCATGACGGCCGGCCTCTCCGTGCAGACGACGATCGGCATCGACCGGCTCCCGATCGGCCCCTGGGAGGGTCTCGGCGTGGTGGCCCTGTGGGCCACCGGCGCGCTGGCCGTCGGCGGCGCGATGCTGCGCCTGCGAGACGTATAA